In the genome of Acanthopagrus latus isolate v.2019 chromosome 17, fAcaLat1.1, whole genome shotgun sequence, the window AGTTGAGCAAACAtatgcaaacatgcaaaaatgatAATATCACTGTGGTTACAAAGCTATTTCTgtcaaagtacaaatactttcTTACTGTAATTAAGTGGATTTCttaagtatttgtactttatttgagtatttacttttgtacttttactccctATCATGTACAGCAGATGTAGCAAGACGAAACAACGTTACTgatggatggaaagagaaaaagtggGAGACTCGATTGGGGAGAGGAGGCGTGTTAAGTGTCTTGTacctgcagagaccctgcagcccttcttattttctcaattCTGTCTTGGGTAGAAATGTCCCTGAGAGGGAAACTTTTTACTTGGAGTTCAtgtcagagcctgtactttGTTACTTATTACTTCAGTAAAAACGAACTGTAAAATGACTCACATGTTTTGCAACTTGTGCAATATTCGCAGTTTTGTTCCAGGTTGAAGGAGTCACGGAAAAGGTTATCCGGGCAAGGTTTGCACACAATTTCACATCTGGTATCATGACGAAAAGACATGTATGtacctggaaaacacacagtaattCACAGTTACAGTAGTCTATGAGCTGTTTGcctcaaaactgaaaaatgaaatccaTTAAGTTGAAAAGAAGTCATTGTACCTGGTTTGCAAAGGTCACAGCAAAGTTGGGGTTGTTCCAGTGGCCAGGGATATTGTGTCTTATTACACTGTATGGAAAGcgcagaagagaggagagatagACTGCACAGGACAGTAAAAGTGATATTAAAGAGTGGCTGCATCTGAGGGGAagagaacaagaggaagaagaagaagaagaagagggggaggatgaCAACAAAGAGGAGGTAGAGgaatatgaatgtgtgtttcatcaAATATGGTCACATGCTAACACTAACAGATACAGTGAAATTACACGCAACTTTGAAAAAATGACGAAGTCCACAATGCTTTCCATATTCACACAAGTGATAATGGATACAGAATTTGGGAGCAAAGCATCTCAATGCACCGTATACTCACAACTCACATTCGTAAAACATAAGACATACAAAGGAACTGTCAGAAAAATTCAGTCTCGTAACAGTTCAGACACTAGTAACGTCACTGCCAATGCGTTAACAGGAAcgttaataaataaatctactAACATTCAACCCAAAAGGACACTTTTATGTGGCAGATACAGCTGAAAAAAGACTTTCTACCGTCTTTACTTACCCTGGCTGAGGAGTTGACAGAAGATGTATCCTGAGACCCTCTGAGTGTAAGACTGAACAGGGGACCAGAAGTGTGTTAGGGGATTATTCATAAAATGTCATGATGACTCATATCGAAAAACCTAGCACTACGTTGTCTTTCATATCTGTCAGCCCCGCTCTTTCATCCTCTCGGTGTTTCTCTGCTGCGACCCCCTGGCTCGGCACAGAAATATGCCCATGCAGCCTCGTCTTTTTTCCACAGGTGCCATCTCTCTCGTTTCATCCaaaatcagccttttttttttttttttttgctgcaaacaaattaatgttttctCTGCCACTTGGGTGGTGAGCTCATTTCGGTGAGAATATCATATACCACTCATTTAGGACCCAGCCATCCTGTCGTTCTTACAAAAAGCCGTTGAGAAGATAAACATTATTCCAAGAAATGGCACTAGGCAAATGATGGTGCTCTGTGCCTTTATGAGCAATAAAAGGAGATTTCTATAAACAATACCAAATGTAAAGATATGATCAAACTTCCTTAATATAGAAGTGATATTAGTCATCTTATCGTAAATGTCAAATTCTGATATCAAGATGTAAAATTTACTGAAGGAATGATCTGAAATGTCTGCCAGTGTAGTTGTGATGTGCAGTTACCTTTCCGGGCGAGGTGCACATCAGGCTATAGTGTAGGACATACACCTACACAGAGGCTACACTGTTAGGTGGGATGTAGATTCAATGGAGAAGCATAAATCAAGCTTCAGGAGAgactttcaataaaaacacaacgaGTGACAATTTCAATTTTTATGTGATTGAGAGAAGAGAATGGGCTGGAAAAACTTAGGTGGGCGACTGTGCTTCTGACAAAGAGGGcatattcattattcatcattattcAGAGCCTCTAAACATTCGCTTAGCTTCATTTCAGTGCCAGTTGTCACTAGCCTCCATCCCATTCACCTCCAGCAGCCCAGGTCTGACCTCACTAGAAACCCGTTCCTCTCCCCGTCCATCTGGATCTCAGCCATTGTCTTCAACCAGtttcaccaccaccagtgtcttGACTCCATCAAGGGGGGTATCCTGTACCACACGTGGCTTCATTACCCCCTTAAGCATGTATTCAAGGCTGTGATCCTACCctttcactgaagttacacagaaacagaaacaagtgatagggAGGCACAGTGGCTGTGACAGTGACACCACGTACACtacaacaacatatttgatgttTGTGACCTGATTGCCATTATCCTACATTTACACCCAATATCTTGTAAATTCTGCAGAGGGTgccacattttttaaagatgttaacCTCAAACTTAGGTCAAATGTTGGTACGTCCTTAGAAAGAACATGGAGCAATAGAAAGTGTGAGATAGGAGAACTacagaggaggagtgaagtGTTGCATCACTGACATCATATCTGCCACCTCCTCTTCACTATATGACAGCGAAAAAATCCTAGGATTACTCCTCTTTTTGGGACACTCCTCTCACCCCTACAGTCTCCTCCGTCGACTCTATGATGAAGCATTTCTGCGCTAAAGAAAAGCTgtaaacatttcaataaatctGTGCGCCACTGGCTGCCGAGCGAGAGAGACATGGAGCTCCGAGAAGACCCGAGGACACCTGACAGCTCAAAGAAGGCCTGCAAGTGAATCAAttacaattttgttttttagtccACTGTGGCTTCAGTTGTCCAGATGAGAGTTAAATGCTGCCCAGAGGCTGTCTGGGGAATTCCTTCAATTACATTACAATCTAAATcaagctgtgaaaacattttgtgttttttttcagataatttGCATGAGTGAAGATCTTACACAAACACCTGTTTaagtcttgtgttttcttcctttttttttttttttttgattgattgccAGTGTCTCTTTTTGTAAAGTTGTGTCTCCACTTCATCACCACCTCAACCTGAATTAAACAGCGAGGTGCAGGATTTCTGAGgctttttcttcagtttgtccACCATTCAGCCGGCATGTTCTCATCTCAACACCccagtcattttttatttttttttaaacagaaaccAGGCCACGACACGTGACCTCCTGTCAACTGTGAAACGGGGCCTAAGGTTGACGAAGCAGGAACAGAAAGGGGCTGCCTGGGCTCACTGCGGCTCTCTGCGCCACTCAAACAGAGTACAGAGATGACTGGAAGAGATGACTGAGCATCAAATCACTCTGAACTGACTTAGAGCAAACCTGGTCATGCTTATCTGGAGGTTTCAGAATTAGGCTACTTGACTGTGAGGATTCATACGTTAGAACCTCAGAGGCATCTTTGCCAGGAACATGTTGACCGTGTTGCGCTGAAGTAAACAGATACTTAACAAATATCTACTTTTGGGTTGGCCTGAACCGCAAAATCTCCATGCAGAGCCGGACTGCTCAGTCATCACAGCTGCCCTCACAGACTGTGGGAAACTCACCAgcagtgtgagtgtttgcaCGTGCGTGAGAGCTGTGAGAAGACCAAGATAAGGGCGCCACATGTGGCAGTGTAGGTatttgacagtttgtgtgtgacacaaagagagacagagagagagagaaggaggaagtgtgGTGATGAAGGATGTGGTTTTTCTGAGGAAGCACTTGTCTTGCTTTGCTGACTGAGCTCTTTCATGTAGTGTACCAGAAAAAACATGTGACGCTACACTCGACTGGCCTCATGAATAAAGTATCCTAACAGCCTCCAGACTCCAGCCTATTCTTGTCCTTAATTATGGTGCCTGTAACTGACATTGTTGCCATCGACTGACTGGAGTGAGGTTATGTGAGACAAAGGCAGATCAGGCATCATACAGAGGGCAAAATTATTCTAGAATTGCGATAGTTATCATTCATCTAGCAAGATCATTTCAGAacgttataaaaaaaaaaacagccacattacAAGCCACAGGGATGCAAAGCAGGTGGCCACAGTCTGACTCTCGGGGGAGATGATGGAAGGTGGACCATCAAAAGCcatttttgtggtgacaaaaccagtGTTTTAAGGAGACCTGGGGACATTTCAAGCTGTTCTTTGGTGGACAAAACAGGCCATAactatcagtgtttcccacacattaatttatttgtggcAGTCCGCTACAATATCAGCATTGGCCGCCACATAAAAGCTTCTAGCGATTTCATTTACACTTCTATAATCACAAGAGCAATGTTCATCTGTGAGGATTATCTTGCAGAACAAAACACTTGAGTGTCATAAACCTGCATTTGAGCTTATTTTTAACAACATCCCCAAAATCCAATACAAAAATCCTCTGGGCTTTCTGTCcagggaaccagggcgatgctacCATCCAGGTCAGCCCACAAAGATACGTCAATCCCTATACCACTCTATTCATCCTTGTGACTGGGTTGGTAGATGAtgacagcattttcatttttggggggcaAACTTCCATCCTTTAATGGCAGATTCCCAACTTAAACCTTGACATTAAGATGAGgttaaagtaaacaaaacaaaacacagggtCATTTAAGGTCACAGTGCAAACTAATGTAAAATCTATAGATTTCTTGCTCTAATTCAGCCTTTcttttgaatcatttttgtctttgtgtgaatgtgttgggGTTTAGTGAGTGAATGTGCAGATGCATGTAAGGTGACAGGTACCAGGGGCGCTCACCTGTACTCTCGTGAGTTGCACTGAGTGTTTTTGCCCTCACTCCTTCTTCACATCTGAGCTTCACAATTCCTTGAAACGGCTCGTGACGCAGCTATTTCCCGTTTAGTCCGCCCCCGCGCGCACTCAGAGGAGCCAGGGGCACCGGCTCGGTCCCGACCGTCTGCTTTCCCGACTGAAACGTCCAACCAAACGAACTTTAATGTCGACGAATGGACCTGGAGTGAACGGGTAGCTCGTCGCTGTAACGGTGTTATGTCCAGGTAAGTGACGGTAAACATTCCTCTGCGTGTCGGTCTGTGGGAAGAGAAGATTCATATCAGATCTGAGGCTGAGTGTAGTGGGCGTTTATGTGGTGTCTTAGACAAATCGAAACCAGtcagacaagaaacaaaaacagtaaaatctTGACTGTGCCCATTAAACCTTGAAATATCTGCACGTTATCGGTAATAGATGTGAGTTTTTgggaggtctttttttttttttaagtgaccACAGTGGTTTCAAAGTTCAGTCTAATCTCAGTGCTTGAGTGCGACgggaaggaggagggtggaggggggtaAGTTGTTGAAGTTGCCAAACTAGTGGCGTAGAAATATGTGACAGCCATTTACTGACATGGTTGGAATTTTGATCAACTGTTAAGCTAAGAGGGCCGCCATTCAATCCCAGTTTAACGGTAAATCAAGACATCATATTTGGCATGAAGTCCAGTGGCGTTCACTGCACATCCAAAACAGGCAAATTAATCAACAGTTCACCTGTGGCTGACCTTAAAGATAGGTTCGATTGATCTGAGGTGAGGTGTTGACAAAAGTCACTCCTGAAACATCAGCTCACTCTGGTGGATGGTTTTAGAGGTTAATCCACACACATCTCATCTCATATATATCTTGATAAAGTGGTTCGTCCACAAGAAATTGTGTTAAATAGAACATAGGTGGATCCAGGGCCACATGGCTAATGGCCCCCCaggaagcccccccccccacacacacacacacacacatacacaactgTCATAATGTTGGGTTGGATGGACTGAAGATAATTACTAAACCCTTGATTCCTCTGGGCATGTCTCTGTTAGCTGGCGTGTGCTCCGCTGTTTTGTTCCGTCCTCCACACAGCTTCATATCCCACTGGAGGAGTTTTTCAGAAGCAGAGCGTCATACCTTCCTGATGTTGTTgacggctgtagctcagcgggtagagcaggtcgactagtgattgaaagatcgctagttcaaatcccggctctgggagctgagctgcatgttgaagtgtctttgagcaagatactgaaccccacattgctcatcagtgagggccctgcgatgagctggcgacttgtccagggtaccctgccctcgccctgagacaaggctgggattggctccagcagcaacaccccgtgttggaaagggataagcgcttacggacaatgacatgacattgtgtgtcagtttaaagtGTGTCTATTGTCGATCCTGAGTTGGCACACAGTGTTTTGATAACCGACTGGATACAGTTTAGTGTTCCGCTGCCGACTTCCGACTTCCTGTCTTGCTCGATCTGTTCTGTGCCAATTGGGGTCCGCTTCCATCGGAAACAGACATTAAAAGCCGCTTGTTGGACGCTGCTGAAACATGCTGTGGcggaaacacaaacaatgtcaaGAAGGGCTGAGATCAGCTCCGGTGCCCATAATACGGCCATGACAGTCCCGGTGGAATCTGGGGGatggaattatttattttttattgcctTGCCGAGTCTTGCATGTtgctacagtagcccagaataGACAAACCAAATACTGGCTATAGAGAGGGCCATTATCACTCTTATGTGCTTTGGAGACGAAGGTGAAgggaggggtattcagttggttgcagtccAATTAGACCGCAAAGTGCCACTGAAACCAACACACTGGCCCTTTAAGATAATCAGGTCAAGACTCATAAGTTGATTCAGTTTGGATAAATATACAATTTTAACAATGTATACTCTTTGAATTCCTGACATACTATCAGTGAATCAATCCTCTCAACAACCCTCAGTATATAGAAAGCTTttaagagaaagtgagagaatggggcaaaacattttaaatatgacaTGAGTAAGCTGTTGTTACCAAAATCAGAAGGATTTATCCTCTGACTGGGGGCAATTTCCAGTGTTTCAGGGCTTTAGGTGTAGCCAGCAGAAATATCCAGATAACAGATATCAGGGCCAaaacttcctcctccccctAGCTCCGGTTGTTGGTTACAGTGTGATTAGCAACTTCAGAAGTTAAGAGATGATATCTACAACTgcagcatttcatttgtttatggGCATAGACATGGAGATAAAAATAGGGGGAAAAGCAGTAAAACTTCTCAGATGATAGctgaaatttaatttgatttatagATGATGTCTCTCTACTCCGGTCGTGTTAGGACTCATCTCATCCGGCTCAACTCTACATAAGACTTGGTTGActtaaaatcttttattttcagcctcAGGTGGACTCACAGTACTAACTGGGCATAATTTGACCTTGTGTGTACATTGTATGTATGTTGCATATTGTCAgagtgctgctgtttttatcaaacactacacacaacacaaacctgGGGTCGGGCGGTGGAGTAGAGAATGGGAGGATTTGGGGATTACTGGGGCTAATAATAGAGCCCTGCTGGTCTTGTTGACGCATGTTGCTGTTGCTTTAAAtgataatatttcaaatgttagtttgctgatgttttcatgtgagTGCAGCTGATCTGATGGTAATTTTTGTTTGAAGAAATATCCTGTCATATCCTGCCAAAGACAACCTGTCACCTGCTGGTGGTAATCGATAGATCAGGCAGTATAAACAAGGGGCGAGTGTTTTTAACTGCTGTAGGaaagaagctgttttttaatCGTGTGCTGAGAGGCTGAATGAGGTTGTGGGTTGGGTGGGAGGTGTTGCCGGTTATTTTTGTTGCTTGGTTGAAGGTCCGCTTTATATACAGTGAGCTGAGTGAAGGAAAGTAACGGCCAATTAATCATGTTTGGAGGCTTTACTGACAGTCCAGTGTCCTGTGACTATCTGAGCCACCAGGCGGTGAGAGATGATGAGGTGAGGATGCTCTTTGTGATGGCTTTAGAGAAGAGGACCAACATGTGTTTGTTGACATGATACTACATAATTTACAGTCTTTGTTGGGCCTTTTTAATGATATGGTTCATGTTTATGTTCCATGTTGGCGTATTACTGATGTAGGTAACGAGGGACTTTACTGTAATGCCACCTTTAAAACCAGGGAAAGACAACACTTTTGTCATATCaagaattaacaaaaatgtataatctAATatgatatatagtctcatatcaaaaacaataacaatgtgatgtattgcccagccctagtattgaataaaatgttgttgtgcCTTGGAATTTACACAGAATATAGTAGAATGGCACTTAATAAAGCACAAACCTCCGACAAGACCCAAGACTTAGAGCTAACTCTTAGATAACAGGCACCTAAATATGCctaattttttttcatcacgATCCATGCTACATTCTCTtggaaaagaatgaaaatgtttgaaaacaagCTAACTTCTCacgatgtaaaaaaaaaaaaaaaaaagctaggaaaaaaaatggatattaaaaaatgtaatatctgGATCGGTCCCTCTATCAAGATCAATACcaaaagttttgtggaaatctgttcattAGTTTGTGTGTGATCCTGAAATCTGATCCTCCATGACAACGTTATATCCTTGATTCTGTTTTCAGGCCATTTAAGGAATTAAATAACTGCTTTAAATTAGTATTAGTACTTAGTTTCTGCCCATAATTCTGCAAAAGAACTCATCTCTGAAGCCATGAGGCCTGTGAGGGATATAACTAATTACATTGTTTTCCTTGCAGGTGGCCTCAGATGGATTGAGTTAAACCTGGCagatgatggagggaggtgTCCACAGAGGAAGATGGAATGGCACAATGCTGCTCCTTGTGGTAAAAAAGATGAAGCCGCTGAATATTTTGGAATAGCATGAGTGCTCAAAATCTGCCTTGTGATGGACAATAAAGCATTTCTTTGcatgttttctgctgcagtgcATGTTCATCCCCACACTGACGCTTGCACTGCCTTCAGATAAGTCAGATCAGCAGCCGTGTCCAGAGGGGGACATTTACACTGACGCTGAAATTTGTTGCCCCAAGTGCTCTCCAGGTACTAGGCTCATTACTGGAAATatcacacttcttcttctgttaaaTCAAATCCAATCTCTCAATTCAAGTCTTAATTTTGTTAACATgtgatgttcatgttttctAGGTTATAGGCTTGTAGAAGAGTGCCATGCTCCAGGCCAGCGAAGTAACTGCACACCCTGTGCTTCCGGACTATTCATGGATCAAATGAACTATGAATACAACTGCAGATCTTGCAGACACTGCAAATGTAGAGTGACTTTTCCACTTTGATTTTGGCAGTGCTGTCTCAGGTGTTGGTTTGCCCTGCTCACATTTTCTCTCACGTCAACTCTCTTGCAGCACAAAGACATGAGGTGGAGGTATCAGCATGTACAAGATTCCAGAACGCTATTTGTCGCTGTAAGGACGGTTATTATAAAGTTGTTatcaacaaagacacaaatgaaTGTCGCAAATGTAAGCTGTGTGgggaaaatgaagaggaaaaacaaaaatgtaagtCCAAAGATCTGGCAATGTAGTCAATTACTGTGATGcttagttattattattattgtcagtCTAAATAGTCTTTTTGTTGTGCACAGGTACACCAGACAGTAACACCGACTGTGAATGTAAAAAGGGGTACTACAGAGTCAAAGGCAAAGTCAAGTGTGAACCCTGCAACAAGTGAGTGTACTAATGTTTATGAGATTTTGGCACATGCATTGTTCCCACCCTACTGTTTGCAACAGCTTTATTTAAAGTTGTTAATGCGGAAGTTGGTTTGCTGAATTGAAACTTGCAGCACACGTCTGACTTCTGACTGTTCAATCTTTCCATATGTTCGCAACAAAAGAGAGAAGTTACAAAACACTATTACCGGTTGCTGCTATGTTAACATTTACTTAACAAGAGCTCAGTTGTTAAAGATCCATTTTAAAATCTTCAAAGTCACTAACATACACATTGGTGTGAAGGAGATACCTGTGATTTGACAAAAATGATTCTTATTATGTAGGCATTTGAAAAGGTGATTTACtagtgaaaataaagacagggCAGAAAATCAACACCTATCCTATTTAGAGATGTTTATTAAAAGTTTAACTGGGGGACAGACATTGACATTTATCATAAATAAAAGTTGAAATAGAAATGGGGCCCAGTGGAACCAACTGCCCATATCTCCCATAATTCTTAGCTACACTCTTGTCCACACAAAGGCAAGAACATAGCCATTGTTTGTGATTGTGACAGATGATCATATCTGCTTCAGTAAGTACCAAGctcctgtgtgactgtgaaacGATACTTAGCATGCAGTTCTTTCAACTCACTCGATGGTGTTAAAAAAGTACATCGGCTTTTGTGTTCATCACTTCCTCTTAAGATGCGCCGCTTCCTCCTTAATGTTGTGAAACGTCCTCTCTGTTCTCCACAGTTGTACCGCTGAGTGCGAGCATCTCTGCTCACCACCTTCCCCCAAGATTACAAAAGGTGAGCACAACCGTACAGTCATCTTTTTGTAAACATTGCTAAAAACCTTTAGCCTACTTAGTCATAGATATCGGTCTCCTGGATTGAAAAATAAGACTGAAGCTTTAGCAGCAAAGTGTAGAATAAACTGGCACTATGAAAATGCAAGATCTGGTATTACTCTGTGGTTTTGAGATGTTTATGTGCATTGAGCCACATCTGCACTGTAAAGACCATGGCAACCAGGTACTGGAGAGCAGTCTGACATGGAGGGTCCGATAAAAGCTGGACACGGGTTCTTTGTCCTGTACATGTACCATATATTTTTACCTTGTGTCTGAAACTAAACTCCGTCCAATGACGGGTTTTCACATACATATGCGAGCACAGTACTATAAATAGCCACAACCATGTGTAGCAGTCAAGCAAAATGACCATTGTTCTGTTATGATGCTGAACGAGAACCTCACTGATGAATCACATCATTTAATTGTGCTTGTTATTTTCCGTAGGTCCTGAATCGGATCAGGGATTTCTGTTAAATTTGCTTGCTGGAGGTACAGTTGCAGTTGTGGTATTGTTCGCCCTGGTGGTTTCCATCACCCACGTGGTCACCAAATGGTCTACCAAGAAGAGGTTGCTGGGCACGTCCTCCCAGTCATCTGACATCTCCACAGACTCGTGCAAGGTATGCTCATCAGAATGTCTGTGGTtacttttctctcttgtctgcACGTCCAGTCTATTAAATAgatttttccttgtcttgtaGCAGGTCCTGATCCAAGGGGACacttcaaacaacaacaatctcaAAGTTGCTCCTCAAAGTCCTGTGACCGAACACGAGCAGCTGTCCAATCTGCCTGACTGTGTCCCGTTCGAAATCAAGAGTGAGTGTATTTCATACTGCACGTAGCACAGGTCCAGTTTGCTTTGGCTCAAATATACAGGAAACTATTGTTCTAACTCTTATCTCTTTCTCTTACCACTTTCAGTCCCTGAGCTGATCTACACCGTGCTGGATCTGGTTCCTGTGCTGCAGGTAAAGCAGCTGGTGCGTTCGCTCGGTGTGAGGGACACAGAGATCGAACAAGCAGAGCTGGATCATCGCTCCTGCCGGGAGGCTCACTACCAGATGCTGAGGGTGTGGGCAGAGAGAGGGTCACGGGCAGGTGGAATGCTGCACTGGCCTCTGTTGCACGACATGTTGGATGAACTGAGAAAGATGCACCTGggacaggcagcagaggagctggagacaaAGTACGGCATTCAGTGAATTCCCAACGCCTGCCAAGTGCATCAAAAGGCTCATGAAACCAAGTACTGTTCTCTTACGGACAgccttcaaacattcaaacgAACACGGTGCTATCACCAAAGCAGTTTCATTTCACAGCAACCAGCATCACTGAACACTCTACCTCTTGTCCTGCCAGTCGCTCGCTGAGCTGACAGGCCAGACTACTGAGAGCCATGGATCAAATGTGGGGGCAGAGTGAACACCAGTGTGATTTTGCACT includes:
- the tnfrsf1a gene encoding tumor necrosis factor receptor superfamily member 1A isoform X2, giving the protein MMEGGVHRGRWNGTMLLLVCMFIPTLTLALPSDKSDQQPCPEGDIYTDAEICCPKCSPGYRLVEECHAPGQRSNCTPCASGLFMDQMNYEYNCRSCRHCKSQRHEVEVSACTRFQNAICRCKDGYYKVVINKDTNECRKCKLCGENEEEKQKCTPDSNTDCECKKGYYRVKGKVKCEPCNNCTAECEHLCSPPSPKITKGPESDQGFLLNLLAGGTVAVVVLFALVVSITHVVTKWSTKKRLLGTSSQSSDISTDSCKVLIQGDTSNNNNLKVAPQSPVTEHEQLSNLPDCVPFEIKIPELIYTVLDLVPVLQVKQLVRSLGVRDTEIEQAELDHRSCREAHYQMLRVWAERGSRAGGMLHWPLLHDMLDELRKMHLGQAAEELETKYGIQ
- the tnfrsf1a gene encoding tumor necrosis factor receptor superfamily member 1A isoform X1, with the translated sequence MMEGGVHRGRWNGTMLLLVCMFIPTLTLALPSDKSDQQPCPEGDIYTDAEICCPKCSPGYRLVEECHAPGQRSNCTPCASGLFMDQMNYEYNCRSCRHCKSQRHEVEVSACTRFQNAICRCKDGYYKVVINKDTNECRKCKLCGENEEEKQKCTPDSNTDCECKKGYYRVKGKVKCEPCNNCTAECEHLCSPPSPKITKGPESDQGFLLNLLAGGTVAVVVLFALVVSITHVVTKWSTKKRLLGTSSQSSDISTDSCKQVLIQGDTSNNNNLKVAPQSPVTEHEQLSNLPDCVPFEIKIPELIYTVLDLVPVLQVKQLVRSLGVRDTEIEQAELDHRSCREAHYQMLRVWAERGSRAGGMLHWPLLHDMLDELRKMHLGQAAEELETKYGIQ